One stretch of Bombus pascuorum chromosome 14, iyBomPasc1.1, whole genome shotgun sequence DNA includes these proteins:
- the LOC132914353 gene encoding axotactin isoform X5 → MIDHKRWIFRILVWAYVYAIVSANLTDSSEIDLSNEMDTSTTTKRTFPDRCLVKTEPGPCKQYVQKWTFIKSEGKCKTFLYGGCLGNENRFNSEVECLHHCVGGPEHTLPPYLITKGSVYTSSTATTNTLPSTTAITPRPTFAPPEPTKPPVPKYKRGKELTFMESGYEKTFMFAQSNTFIQLDGSGIKPFQLRLCREISFKFRTKLPHGLLVYHSVKDRPESLDPYALYVIVEKGQLKVVHVFGKRSTSLTVGEGLNRDEWHSVLVRIDVHGAKLIARVDDKQEETTVEVLEHAVNYGVSEELASVVLIGGLSSEERLHGVKYIIESFVGCIRDMVLSSGKSASDLLPIQPLIATKHENVKEGCIDKCRTRENLCFISSQCVNHYNSLTCDCFGTKYEGERCDVYTATILTLRGSSYVSFRVYDWKDRVHSSVNRISLAFKTKWDDSALFYASGEIDGTPHYIAAYIMNGSVHVALDFGHKSKITTKLGDYITSNHWNNLTIFHNGSLVFVSLDDEIKVLEIPGENYNMIIDPEIYIGGGPELHKKKGLRSYNNFAGSLKYVFFNDKSIIYELKRSNPMVHYIGVLAPEYYEADVDVIPITYPFADSHIWWPIARTDSLKLSFDFKSSKPVAVVASGNVTSNHSLGYWELRVINDEIRFLLIPVLTENITVSTAVKFPPYNTSWHAVELNYTRGELSVLVDYRNKHSKLFSMAFELGDKVIIGSGKSNAGLVGCMREIQVNDERIEPRHVINTDRVIGEVALDNCQFVDPCTRPNTCEHQGKCSVTEDRITCDCTGTGYIGKNCHFTVHRKTCEELALLGYTQDRAYTIDIDGNGRFPPANVKCEFQSIEDSTKTIVEHNLPSQVDVRSTAESDFSFDIKYREFTAEMLQELISHSLYCSQYIKYDCYKAPLELHSATWFISSKGTTVDYIGNVTRGSCPCGMNRTCVDANLSCNCDVLAGTAGKWLSDEGFYERPDSLGITSMVFLQQKDLEDDAQGRITLGPLECVETNTQKYVVTFTTSQSYIEVPGWRKGDIAFSFRTTGEEAILLYQPPIRSNYPSFMVALTSEFRLTFNFTLNTGTIRELEVQSIRKLNNGDWHKIWIDYNDYHVRFMINTDYQMVELLPEEEFGPFEGSMFIGGATAEHLRTSSVRQGLIGCFRGLVVNGEILDIHSYMSVHLSEIIKDCKPSCQPNKCQNGARCVELWSNFECVCENKWAHLGTYCETNINNKALTFTSQGAFLKKNYFGKDEESEETVLLKSILLQNILINLRTYDTHSLILYANDHLNNFAHLYISNGTSIVYLFNAGNEIKNITVEYPGVNTGISIQIAIIRNEKSTTLHVNEYNSTLNATPVLLDTYSNKPWINPEKEVLAPQRPPAPPSNYFQVNLGGFDSNDLLRFGKEDMQIKGYVGCLRGLMIGEYLVDLPSLANEANHEGSKGVLPNCQMKCDATPCKNNGTCTEDFGRQEFSCNCELTSYFGEHCADEKGADFSGESVLQREFDPVDKVNQVKVQLAFSTNDVQQHTMVLLLLQTENKNYYLLVALSSQGRLIFEENREGSTYEIRLRAGIFARGNRHSIYYVRDNNTTTLLIDRQPMQMVPIPVLKPREDEDNSPGVTEIQLGGLNTTDSRFSGNEYKGYTGCLSSECYVKSSRYEKQKQNDRQPHCDYEMTDTLFL, encoded by the exons ATGATCGACCACAAAAGATGGATCTTCAGAATCCTCGTTTGGGCATACGTTTACGCGATCGTTTCAGCGAATTTAACAGATTCGTCAGAGATCGATCTGTCCAACGAAATGGACACGTCCACTACCACGAAGAGAACGTTTCCTGACAGATGTCTCGTGAAAACTGAACCAGGACCATGCAAGCAGTACGTTCAGAAATGGACGTTCATCAAGTCTGAAGGGAAATGCAAGACTTTTCTTTACGGTGGCTGCTTAGGAAACGAGAATCGTTTCAATTCGGAAGTTGAATGTCTTCACCATTGCGTGGGTGGTCCTGAAC ATACACTGCCACCTTATTTGATCACAAAGGGAAGCGTATATACATCGAGCACTGCAACCACGAACACACTGCCTTCTACCACCGCCATCACTCCACGACCAACGTTTGCACCACCGGAACCAACGAAACCACCTGTACCAAAGTACAAAAGAGGAAAG GAACTAACTTTCATGGAGTCTGGCTACGAGAAGACTTTTATGTTCGCGCAAAGTAACACGTTTATTCAGCTGGACGGTAGCGGTATAAAACCTTTTCAACTTCG ACTGTGTCGCGAGATATCCTTCAAATTTCGCACGAAATTACCCCATGGTCTACTGGTCTACCACAGCGTGAAGGATCGACCAGAGAGCTTAGACCCTTATGCTCTGTACGTGATCGTAGAGAAGGGCCAGCTGAAAGTGGTGCACGTGTTCGGAAAGCGGTCAACCAGCTTGACCGTCGGCGAGGGGTTGAACAGGGACGAATGGCATAGCGTTCTGGTGAGAATCGACGTCCACGGAGCGAAATTGATCGCCAGGGTGGACGATAAACAGGAGGAGACGACGGTCGAAGTTCTGGAGCACGCAGTCAATTACGGAGTGTCCGAAGAACTCGCGTCTGTCGTTCTTATTGGAG GGTTGAGTTCCGAGGAGAGACTGCACGGCGTGAAGTATATAATAGAATCGTTTGTTGGCTGCATAAGAGATATGGTTCTCAGCTCGGGCAAATCGGCCAGCGATTTGTTGCCCATTCAGCCTCTGATTGCCACGAAGCACGAAAATGTGAAAGAGGGCTGCATAGACAA atgTAGAACACGAGAGAATCTCTGTTTCATCTCGAGTCAATGTGTGAACCACTATAACAGTTTAACTTGCGACTGCTTTGGGACGAAGTACGAAGGAGAACGATGCGATGTATACA CGGCCACGATCTTAACATTAAGAGGTTCTTCATACGTCTCGTTCCGCGTTTACGACTGGAAAGACAGAGTTCACTCGTCTGTGAACAGGATAAGCCTTGCATTCAAG acAAAATGGGACGACTCGGCTTTATTTTACGCGTCTGGTGAAATCGATGGGACACCACACTACATAGCAGCATACATCATGAACGGATCAGTTCACGTTGCATTAGATTTCGGCCACAAGTCAAAGATCACGACTAAACTAGGCGATTATATCACCTCGAACCATTGGAATAatttaacgatatttcataatgGATCTTTGGTCTTCGTTAGTTTGGACGATGAAATCAAAGTGCTTGAAATTCCTGGCGAGAATTATAATATGATCATCGATCCTGAGATATACATTGGCGGTGGTCCTGAATTGCACAAGAAGAAAGGCCTTCgatcgtataataattttgcag GTTCGCTGAAGTACGTTTTCTTCAACGACAAGTCCATTATTTATGAGTTGAAACGTTCCAACCCCATGGTGCATTATATCGGTGTATTGGCGCCAGAGTATTACGAGGCAGATGTTGATGTGATTCCAATAACGTATCCGTTCGCGGACAGCCACATTTGGTGGCCAATAGCACGCACCGATTCCCTTAAACTCAGCTTCGACTTCAAAAGTTCGAAACCGGTGGCTGTGGTCGCGTCGGGGAATGTGACAAGTAATCATAGTCTTGGATACTGGGAG CTGCGCGTGATAAACGACGAAATTCGCTTTCTACTGATCCCGGTGTTAACGGAGAACATCACGGTCTCGACCGCCGTCAAATTTCCCCCTTACAATACCTCTTGGCACGCGGTCGAATTGAATTACACGAGAGGAGAGCTCAGTGTCCTGGTGGATTATCGGAACAAACACAGCAAACTCTTCTCCATGGCGTTCGAATTGGGCGACAAAGTTATCATCGGAAGTGGAAAAAGCAACGCGG GTCTGGTTGGATGTATGCGTGAAATACAGGTGAACGACGAGAGAATAGAACCTAGACACGTGATCAATACCGATAGAGTGATCGGCGAGGTAGCCTTGGATAATTGCCAATTCGTCGATCCTTGTACCAGGCCGAACACTTGTGAACATCAGGGGAAATGTTCGGTGACAGAGGACAGAATTACTTGTGACTGTACAGGCACTGGCTACATCGGGAAAAATTGTCACTTTA cTGTACACAGAAAAACCTGTGAAGAACTAGCGTTATTGGGATATACCCAGGACAGAGCTTACACGATCGACATCGATGGAAACGGTAGATTCCCTCCTGCGAATGTAAAGTGTGAATTCCAGTCTATCGAGGACTCGACAAAGACTATAGTAGAACACAATCTACCCTCACAAGTCGATGTTAGATCCACTGCAGAATCCGATTTCTCTTTCGACATCAAATACAGAGAGTTCACTGCAGAGATGCTACAAGAATTGATCTCACATTCGTTGTATTGTAGTCAGTACATCAAGTACGATTGCTACAAAGCGCCATTGGAATTGCATAGTGCTACATGGTTTATTAGCTCGAAAGGAACCACCGTAGACTACATAGGAAATGTGACTAGGGGATCCTGTCCTTGTGGAA TGAACAGGACATGCGTCGATGCAAATCTAAGCTGTAACTGTGATGTTCTCGCCGGAACCGCAGGAAAATGGCTGTCTGACGAAGGATTCTACGAAAGACCAGACTCCTTGGGCATCACCAGTATGGTGTTTTTGCAACAAAAAGATCTCGAAGACGATGCACAGGGACGAATTACCTTGGGACCGTTAGAATGTGTCGAAACTA ATACACAGAAATACGTCGTCACTTTCACGACCTCGCAATCATACATCGAAGTGCCTGGTTGGAGAAAAGGAGATATAGCATTCAGTTTTCGAACAACTGGAGAAGAGGCCATTCTTTTGTATCAACCACCAATTAGAAGCAATTATCCATCCTTCATGGTTGCTTTGACTTCAGAATTTCGATTGACGTTTAACTTCACTCTAAATACTGGTACTATCAGAGAGTTAGAGGTGCAGAGCATAAGAAAATTGAACAATGGCGACTGGCATAAAATCTGGATCGACTATAATGATTATCACGTCAGATTCATGATCAACACCGACTATCAAATGGTTGAGTTGTTACCTGAAGAAGAGTTTGGGCCATTCGAAGGTTCTATGTTTATTGGCGGAGCCACTGC AGAACACTTGAGGACTTCTTCAGTTCGTCAAGGACTCATCGGCTGTTTCCGTGGTTTGGTTGTGAATGGGGAGATTTTAGACATTCACAGCTACATGTCGGTCCACCTATCCGAGATCATAAAGGACTGCAAACCCTCCTGTCAACCGAACAAGTGTCAGAACGGTGCCAGATGTGTAGAACTGTGGAGCAACTTCGAGTGCGTCTGCGAGAACAAATGGGCTCACCTTGGCACCTATTGCGAAACGA ATATAAACAACAAGGCCTTGACATTCACTTCCCAAGGTGCGTTTctcaaaaagaattactttgGTAAGGACGAAGAAAGCGAAGAAACAGTATTGTTGAAGAGTATactgttacaaaatattctgaTCAACTTGAGGACATATGATACTCATTCGTTGATCTTGTATGCGAATGatcatttgaataattttgctCATCTTTACATCTCGAATGGCACCAGTATAGTGTATCTGTTCAACGCTGGTAATGAGATTAAGAACATCACCGTGGAATATCCAG GTGTGAACACAGGAATTTCGATCCAAATCGCAATAATTCGGAACGAAAAATCAACGACACTTCACGTGAACGAGTACAACTCTACTCTAAACGCCACTCCAGTCTTGCTAGACACGTACTCGAATAAACCTTGGATAAATCCAGAAAAGGAAGTACTGGCACCTCAGAGGCCACCAGCGCCGCCCAGCAATTACTTCCAG GTGAATCTAGGAGGCTTCGATTCGAATGATCTGCTGAGGTTCGGCAAAGAAGATATGCAAATTAAGGGATACGTCGGCTGTCTCCGTGGATTGATGATCGGAGAATATCTAGTTGATTTGCCTAGCCTTGCGAACGAGGCTAATCACGAGGGTAGCAAAGGAGTGCTACCTAATTGTCAGATGAAATGTGACGCTACCCCGTGCAAGAACAACGGAACTTGTACGGAAGATTTTGGAAGACAGGAGTTTTCTTGTAACTGTGAATTGACGTCGTACTTTGGGGAACATTGTGCTGATG AAAAGGGAGCAGACTTCAGTGGCGAGAGTGTTCTGCAGCGCGAGTTCGACCCGGTTGACAAAGTGAACCAAGTGAAGGTTCAATTAGCATTCTCAACTAACGATGTTCAACAACATACCATGGTTCTTCTACTATTACAAACAGAAAATAA AAACTACTACTTGCTGGTTGCTTTGTCGTCACAAGGTAGGCTGATTTTTGAAGAAAACAGAGAAGGCTCCACATATGAAATACGTTTACGTGCAGGAATCTTCGCACGTGGAAACCGACACAGCATTTACTATGTTCGAGATAATAATACAACCACGCTTCTG ATCGATCGCCAACCGATGCAAATGGTACCAATACCAGTGTTGAAGCCGAGAGAAGACGAGGACAATAGTCCAGGCGTGACAGAGATTCAACTAGGCGGTCTGAACACGACAGATTCTCGATTCAGCGGCAATGAATACAAGGGATACACCGGCTGTCTGAGCAGTGAGTGCTACGTTAAATCAAGCCGCTATGAAAAACAAAA ACAAAACGATCGTCAGCCACATTGCGATTACGAAATGACGGATACCCTCTTCTTGTAG
- the LOC132914353 gene encoding axotactin isoform X2 — MIDHKRWIFRILVWAYVYAIVSANLTDSSEIDLSNEMDTSTTTKRTFPDRCLVKTEPGPCKQYVQKWTFIKSEGKCKTFLYGGCLGNENRFNSEVECLHHCVGGPEHTLPPYLITKGSVYTSSTATTNTLPSTTAITPRPTFAPPEPTKPPVPKYKRGKELTFMESGYEKTFMFAQSNTFIQLDGSGIKPFQLRLCREISFKFRTKLPHGLLVYHSVKDRPESLDPYALYVIVEKGQLKVVHVFGKRSTSLTVGEGLNRDEWHSVLVRIDVHGAKLIARVDDKQEETTVEVLEHAVNYGVSEELASVVLIGGLSSEERLHGVKYIIESFVGCIRDMVLSSGKSASDLLPIQPLIATKHENVKEGCIDKCRTRENLCFISSQCVNHYNSLTCDCFGTKYEGERCDVYTATILTLRGSSYVSFRVYDWKDRVHSSVNRISLAFKTKWDDSALFYASGEIDGTPHYIAAYIMNGSVHVALDFGHKSKITTKLGDYITSNHWNNLTIFHNGSLVFVSLDDEIKVLEIPGENYNMIIDPEIYIGGGPELHKKKGLRSYNNFAGSLKYVFFNDKSIIYELKRSNPMVHYIGVLAPEYYEADVDVIPITYPFADSHIWWPIARTDSLKLSFDFKSSKPVAVVASGNVTSNHSLGYWELRVINDEIRFLLIPVLTENITVSTAVKFPPYNTSWHAVELNYTRGELSVLVDYRNKHSKLFSMAFELGDKVIIGSGKSNAGLVGCMREIQVNDERIEPRHVINTDRVIGEVALDNCQFVDPCTRPNTCEHQGKCSVTEDRITCDCTGTGYIGKNCHFTVHRKTCEELALLGYTQDRAYTIDIDGNGRFPPANVKCEFQSIEDSTKTIVEHNLPSQVDVRSTAESDFSFDIKYREFTAEMLQELISHSLYCSQYIKYDCYKAPLELHSATWFISSKGTTVDYIGNVTRGSCPCGMNRTCVDANLSCNCDVLAGTAGKWLSDEGFYERPDSLGITSMVFLQQKDLEDDAQGRITLGPLECVETNTQKYVVTFTTSQSYIEVPGWRKGDIAFSFRTTGEEAILLYQPPIRSNYPSFMVALTSEFRLTFNFTLNTGTIRELEVQSIRKLNNGDWHKIWIDYNDYHVRFMINTDYQMVELLPEEEFGPFEGSMFIGGATAEHLRTSSVRQGLIGCFRGLVVNGEILDIHSYMSVHLSEIIKDCKPSCQPNKCQNGARCVELWSNFECVCENKWAHLGTYCETNINNKALTFTSQGAFLKKNYFGKDEESEETVLLKSILLQNILINLRTYDTHSLILYANDHLNNFAHLYISNGTSIVYLFNAGNEIKNITVEYPGVNTGISIQIAIIRNEKSTTLHVNEYNSTLNATPVLLDTYSNKPWINPEKEVLAPQRPPAPPSNYFQVNLGGFDSNDLLRFGKEDMQIKGYVGCLRGLMIGEYLVDLPSLANEANHEGSKGVLPNCQMKCDATPCKNNGTCTEDFGRQEFSCNCELTSYFGEHCADEKGADFSGESVLQREFDPVDKVNQVKVQLAFSTNDVQQHTMVLLLLQTENKNYYLLVALSSQGRLIFEENREGSTYEIRLRAGIFARGNRHSIYYVRDNNTTTLLIDRQPMQMVPIPVLKPREDEDNSPGVTEIQLGGLNTTDSRFSGNEYKGYTGCLSNVVVSINGGPSMKPLEEYMLFTKQGSETVRATILAGVRSAQCAVFHTEPRGPEPPRNDSVDRNRSWMEDPPKRNLYKSQYSNATQEEQGAGTYIFIALCCVFVTAVIGCIYEVWRSARKDRRRRREAGIAGSPVLSSSGSQRWQSQQYTDQLAGAVKTVGFKNVTEDEKRPNGTHKSVAKEYKSLANAESKDLINDKRVHIKDEEPERKELLGVNTGIITKPPKPNPFSMEDLQEEPELEECEEEEATEEEEEEKGDDFKEQNPDEEERHQLKGEHTDDKDFVKSAITLNDIGQRTTVKNFSADSARRFIFNLQPIYLPDDRRIFGCPLNYVGIGEYHSRNRNSVESVLSLD, encoded by the exons ATGATCGACCACAAAAGATGGATCTTCAGAATCCTCGTTTGGGCATACGTTTACGCGATCGTTTCAGCGAATTTAACAGATTCGTCAGAGATCGATCTGTCCAACGAAATGGACACGTCCACTACCACGAAGAGAACGTTTCCTGACAGATGTCTCGTGAAAACTGAACCAGGACCATGCAAGCAGTACGTTCAGAAATGGACGTTCATCAAGTCTGAAGGGAAATGCAAGACTTTTCTTTACGGTGGCTGCTTAGGAAACGAGAATCGTTTCAATTCGGAAGTTGAATGTCTTCACCATTGCGTGGGTGGTCCTGAAC ATACACTGCCACCTTATTTGATCACAAAGGGAAGCGTATATACATCGAGCACTGCAACCACGAACACACTGCCTTCTACCACCGCCATCACTCCACGACCAACGTTTGCACCACCGGAACCAACGAAACCACCTGTACCAAAGTACAAAAGAGGAAAG GAACTAACTTTCATGGAGTCTGGCTACGAGAAGACTTTTATGTTCGCGCAAAGTAACACGTTTATTCAGCTGGACGGTAGCGGTATAAAACCTTTTCAACTTCG ACTGTGTCGCGAGATATCCTTCAAATTTCGCACGAAATTACCCCATGGTCTACTGGTCTACCACAGCGTGAAGGATCGACCAGAGAGCTTAGACCCTTATGCTCTGTACGTGATCGTAGAGAAGGGCCAGCTGAAAGTGGTGCACGTGTTCGGAAAGCGGTCAACCAGCTTGACCGTCGGCGAGGGGTTGAACAGGGACGAATGGCATAGCGTTCTGGTGAGAATCGACGTCCACGGAGCGAAATTGATCGCCAGGGTGGACGATAAACAGGAGGAGACGACGGTCGAAGTTCTGGAGCACGCAGTCAATTACGGAGTGTCCGAAGAACTCGCGTCTGTCGTTCTTATTGGAG GGTTGAGTTCCGAGGAGAGACTGCACGGCGTGAAGTATATAATAGAATCGTTTGTTGGCTGCATAAGAGATATGGTTCTCAGCTCGGGCAAATCGGCCAGCGATTTGTTGCCCATTCAGCCTCTGATTGCCACGAAGCACGAAAATGTGAAAGAGGGCTGCATAGACAA atgTAGAACACGAGAGAATCTCTGTTTCATCTCGAGTCAATGTGTGAACCACTATAACAGTTTAACTTGCGACTGCTTTGGGACGAAGTACGAAGGAGAACGATGCGATGTATACA CGGCCACGATCTTAACATTAAGAGGTTCTTCATACGTCTCGTTCCGCGTTTACGACTGGAAAGACAGAGTTCACTCGTCTGTGAACAGGATAAGCCTTGCATTCAAG acAAAATGGGACGACTCGGCTTTATTTTACGCGTCTGGTGAAATCGATGGGACACCACACTACATAGCAGCATACATCATGAACGGATCAGTTCACGTTGCATTAGATTTCGGCCACAAGTCAAAGATCACGACTAAACTAGGCGATTATATCACCTCGAACCATTGGAATAatttaacgatatttcataatgGATCTTTGGTCTTCGTTAGTTTGGACGATGAAATCAAAGTGCTTGAAATTCCTGGCGAGAATTATAATATGATCATCGATCCTGAGATATACATTGGCGGTGGTCCTGAATTGCACAAGAAGAAAGGCCTTCgatcgtataataattttgcag GTTCGCTGAAGTACGTTTTCTTCAACGACAAGTCCATTATTTATGAGTTGAAACGTTCCAACCCCATGGTGCATTATATCGGTGTATTGGCGCCAGAGTATTACGAGGCAGATGTTGATGTGATTCCAATAACGTATCCGTTCGCGGACAGCCACATTTGGTGGCCAATAGCACGCACCGATTCCCTTAAACTCAGCTTCGACTTCAAAAGTTCGAAACCGGTGGCTGTGGTCGCGTCGGGGAATGTGACAAGTAATCATAGTCTTGGATACTGGGAG CTGCGCGTGATAAACGACGAAATTCGCTTTCTACTGATCCCGGTGTTAACGGAGAACATCACGGTCTCGACCGCCGTCAAATTTCCCCCTTACAATACCTCTTGGCACGCGGTCGAATTGAATTACACGAGAGGAGAGCTCAGTGTCCTGGTGGATTATCGGAACAAACACAGCAAACTCTTCTCCATGGCGTTCGAATTGGGCGACAAAGTTATCATCGGAAGTGGAAAAAGCAACGCGG GTCTGGTTGGATGTATGCGTGAAATACAGGTGAACGACGAGAGAATAGAACCTAGACACGTGATCAATACCGATAGAGTGATCGGCGAGGTAGCCTTGGATAATTGCCAATTCGTCGATCCTTGTACCAGGCCGAACACTTGTGAACATCAGGGGAAATGTTCGGTGACAGAGGACAGAATTACTTGTGACTGTACAGGCACTGGCTACATCGGGAAAAATTGTCACTTTA cTGTACACAGAAAAACCTGTGAAGAACTAGCGTTATTGGGATATACCCAGGACAGAGCTTACACGATCGACATCGATGGAAACGGTAGATTCCCTCCTGCGAATGTAAAGTGTGAATTCCAGTCTATCGAGGACTCGACAAAGACTATAGTAGAACACAATCTACCCTCACAAGTCGATGTTAGATCCACTGCAGAATCCGATTTCTCTTTCGACATCAAATACAGAGAGTTCACTGCAGAGATGCTACAAGAATTGATCTCACATTCGTTGTATTGTAGTCAGTACATCAAGTACGATTGCTACAAAGCGCCATTGGAATTGCATAGTGCTACATGGTTTATTAGCTCGAAAGGAACCACCGTAGACTACATAGGAAATGTGACTAGGGGATCCTGTCCTTGTGGAA TGAACAGGACATGCGTCGATGCAAATCTAAGCTGTAACTGTGATGTTCTCGCCGGAACCGCAGGAAAATGGCTGTCTGACGAAGGATTCTACGAAAGACCAGACTCCTTGGGCATCACCAGTATGGTGTTTTTGCAACAAAAAGATCTCGAAGACGATGCACAGGGACGAATTACCTTGGGACCGTTAGAATGTGTCGAAACTA ATACACAGAAATACGTCGTCACTTTCACGACCTCGCAATCATACATCGAAGTGCCTGGTTGGAGAAAAGGAGATATAGCATTCAGTTTTCGAACAACTGGAGAAGAGGCCATTCTTTTGTATCAACCACCAATTAGAAGCAATTATCCATCCTTCATGGTTGCTTTGACTTCAGAATTTCGATTGACGTTTAACTTCACTCTAAATACTGGTACTATCAGAGAGTTAGAGGTGCAGAGCATAAGAAAATTGAACAATGGCGACTGGCATAAAATCTGGATCGACTATAATGATTATCACGTCAGATTCATGATCAACACCGACTATCAAATGGTTGAGTTGTTACCTGAAGAAGAGTTTGGGCCATTCGAAGGTTCTATGTTTATTGGCGGAGCCACTGC AGAACACTTGAGGACTTCTTCAGTTCGTCAAGGACTCATCGGCTGTTTCCGTGGTTTGGTTGTGAATGGGGAGATTTTAGACATTCACAGCTACATGTCGGTCCACCTATCCGAGATCATAAAGGACTGCAAACCCTCCTGTCAACCGAACAAGTGTCAGAACGGTGCCAGATGTGTAGAACTGTGGAGCAACTTCGAGTGCGTCTGCGAGAACAAATGGGCTCACCTTGGCACCTATTGCGAAACGA ATATAAACAACAAGGCCTTGACATTCACTTCCCAAGGTGCGTTTctcaaaaagaattactttgGTAAGGACGAAGAAAGCGAAGAAACAGTATTGTTGAAGAGTATactgttacaaaatattctgaTCAACTTGAGGACATATGATACTCATTCGTTGATCTTGTATGCGAATGatcatttgaataattttgctCATCTTTACATCTCGAATGGCACCAGTATAGTGTATCTGTTCAACGCTGGTAATGAGATTAAGAACATCACCGTGGAATATCCAG GTGTGAACACAGGAATTTCGATCCAAATCGCAATAATTCGGAACGAAAAATCAACGACACTTCACGTGAACGAGTACAACTCTACTCTAAACGCCACTCCAGTCTTGCTAGACACGTACTCGAATAAACCTTGGATAAATCCAGAAAAGGAAGTACTGGCACCTCAGAGGCCACCAGCGCCGCCCAGCAATTACTTCCAG GTGAATCTAGGAGGCTTCGATTCGAATGATCTGCTGAGGTTCGGCAAAGAAGATATGCAAATTAAGGGATACGTCGGCTGTCTCCGTGGATTGATGATCGGAGAATATCTAGTTGATTTGCCTAGCCTTGCGAACGAGGCTAATCACGAGGGTAGCAAAGGAGTGCTACCTAATTGTCAGATGAAATGTGACGCTACCCCGTGCAAGAACAACGGAACTTGTACGGAAGATTTTGGAAGACAGGAGTTTTCTTGTAACTGTGAATTGACGTCGTACTTTGGGGAACATTGTGCTGATG AAAAGGGAGCAGACTTCAGTGGCGAGAGTGTTCTGCAGCGCGAGTTCGACCCGGTTGACAAAGTGAACCAAGTGAAGGTTCAATTAGCATTCTCAACTAACGATGTTCAACAACATACCATGGTTCTTCTACTATTACAAACAGAAAATAA AAACTACTACTTGCTGGTTGCTTTGTCGTCACAAGGTAGGCTGATTTTTGAAGAAAACAGAGAAGGCTCCACATATGAAATACGTTTACGTGCAGGAATCTTCGCACGTGGAAACCGACACAGCATTTACTATGTTCGAGATAATAATACAACCACGCTTCTG ATCGATCGCCAACCGATGCAAATGGTACCAATACCAGTGTTGAAGCCGAGAGAAGACGAGGACAATAGTCCAGGCGTGACAGAGATTCAACTAGGCGGTCTGAACACGACAGATTCTCGATTCAGCGGCAATGAATACAAGGGATACACCGGCTGTCTGAGCA ACGTCGTGGTATCGATCAACGGGGGACCTAGCATGAAACCGCTCGAGGAATATATGCTATTTACGAAACAGGGCAGCGAAACGGTCAGGGCGACGATACTTGCTGGGGTGAGGAGCGCCCAGTGCGCGGTCTTTCACACGGAACCACGTGGCCCTGAACCACCCAGAAACGATAGCGTT GATCGCAACAGATCCTGGATGGAGGATCCTCCGAAGaggaatttatataaatcgcAGTATTCCAACGCGACACAGGAGGAACAAGGTGCTGGTACTTACATCTTCATCGCATTGTGTTGCGTATTCGTTACCGCGGTGATCGGCTGCATCTATGAAGTTTGGCGAAGCGCAAGAAAAGATCGACGTCGAAGACGCGAAGCCGGGATCGCTGGCTCGCCCGTACTTTCATCCTCCGGATCTCAAAGATGGCAATCTCAACAATATACGGATCAACTAGCTGGTGCCGTGAAAACGGTAGGCTTCAAGAACGTGACGGAAGATGAGAAAAGACCAAATGGCACACATAAGTCCGTGGCGAAAGAGTATAAATCGCTGGCCAACGCGGAGTCGAAAGacttaattaacgataaaaggGTTCATATTAAAG ATGAAGAACCAGAGAGGAAGGAGCTCCTAGGGGTAAATACAGGCATCATCACTAAACCTCCGAAACCAAATCCATTC TCGATGGAAGATCTGCAGGAGGAGCCGGAACTGGAAGAATGCGAAGAAGAGGAGGCGactgaagaagaagaagaagaaaaaggagacgATTTCAAAGAACAGAATCCAGATGAGGAGGAGAGACATCAGTTGAAAGGAGAACATACTGACGATAAAGATTTTGTCAAGTCG GCCATCACGCTAAATGATATTGGACAACGAACGACAGTCAAAAATTTTTCTGCAG ATTCTGCAAggcgtttcattttcaatctACAACCAATCTATTTACCGGACGATCGGAGAATATTTGGATGTCCACTGAACTATGTTGGTATCGGAGAATATCACtcaagaaatagaaattccgTTGAGTCAGTATTGTCTTTGGATTGA